In Zingiber officinale cultivar Zhangliang chromosome 8B, Zo_v1.1, whole genome shotgun sequence, a single genomic region encodes these proteins:
- the LOC122016742 gene encoding glucose-6-phosphate/phosphate translocator 1, chloroplastic-like, translated as MLCSAMASSFPAIAAAAHLRPSVARMPRSGVRPRAPLLCEVVRSSLSARKPLYLTPNRGLCSAKPRGPFSETRADEASRNDAVPLSGEEESRSAAAQKLKIGFYFVTWWALNVVFNIYNKKVLNAFPYPWLTSTLSLAAGSLIMLAFWAARVTEPPKTDMGFWKSLILVAVAHTIGHVAATVSMSKVAVSFTHIIKSGEPAFTVLVSRFLLGEAFPLSVYLSLLPIIGGCALSALTELNFNITGFMGAMISNLAFVFRNIFSKRGMTGKSVSGMNYYACLPLLSLLILTPFAIAVEGPKVWAAGWQKAVTEIGPHFVWWVVAQSVFYHLYNQVSYMSLDEISALTFSVGNTMKRISVIVSSIIIFRTPIQPVNALGAAVAILGTFLYSQAKL; from the exons ATGCTCTGCTCCGCCATGGCTTCTTCTTTCCCGGCCATTGCTGCCGCCGCGCATCTAAGACCTTCGGTGGCTCGTATGCCGAGATCTGGTGTTCGTCCTCGAGCTCCCTTATTGTGCGAGGTGGTCCGGAGTTCCCTTTCCGCTCGTAAGCCCCTTTACCTAACCCCAAACCGAGGTCTGTGCTCTGCGAAGCCTCGAGGCCCCTTCTCGGAGACCAGGGCGGACGAGGCGAGCAGGAACGACGCCGTCCCGCTCAGCGGCGAGGAGGAGAGCCGATCGGCGGCGGCGCAGAAGCTCAAGATCGGATTTTACTTCGTGACGTGGTGGGCGCTGAACGTGGTGTTCAACATCTACAACAAGAAGGTCCTCAACGCCTTCCCCTACCCTTGGCTGACCTCCACGCTCTCCCTCGCCGCCGGCTCCCTCATAATGCTCGCCTTCTGGGCAGCTAGGGTTACCGAGCCGCCCAAGACCGACATGGGCTTCTGGAAATCCCTAATTCTG GTGGCCGTGGCGCACACCATCGGGCATGTAGCAGCCACAGTGAGCATGTCGAAGGTAGCCGTGTCGTTCACGCACATAATCAAGAGCGGGGAGCCAGCTTTCACAGTTCTGGTATCAAGGTTTCTCCTTGGAGAAGCTTTCCCTCTGTCGGTTTATCTCTCGCTTCTGCCGATCATCGGTGGCTGCGCCTTGTCTGCCCTAACGGAGCTCAATTTTAACATCACGG GTTTCATGGGCGCAATGATATCGAATCTTGCGTTTGTATTCAGAAACATCTTCTCAAAGAGGGGAATGACCGGGAAGTCTGTCAGCGGGATGAACTACTACGCCTGCCTCCCTCTGTTATCCCTGTTGATACTCACACCATTTGCAATTGCCGTGGAAGGTCCCAAGGTTTGGGCAGCTGGTTGGCAGAAGGCCGTCACAGAGATTGGTCCTCATTTTGTTTG GTGGGTGGTAGCACAGAGTGTGTTCTATCATTTGTACAACCAGGTTTCCTACATGTCGTTGGATGAAATCTCTGCCTTGACATTTAGCGTGGGAAACACCATGAAACGGATATCTGTTATCGTCTCCTCCATCATCATCTTCCGCACGCCCATCCAGCCCGTCAATGCCCTCGGCGCGGCCGTTGCCATACTCGGAACCTTTCTTTATTCTCAG GCGAAGCTGTGA